The region GCACGCAAGAGATTCAGCGATTGATTGGGCGCAGCTTGCGGGCGTCGCTGGATTTAGAGGCACTCGGAGAACGCACGATAACGATAGATGCCGATGTTTTACAAGCGGATGCCGGAACCCGCACAACATCGATTTTCGGCGGGTTTGTGGCACTTGCAGACGCGATAGAAAAGCTGATAGAGCATGGAGAGTTGACGCGATCGCCAATTCGCCATCAAATTGCCGCAGTTTCGGTAGGACTGTTGCAGGGAGAGCCAGTTTTAGATTTGAATTACGTTGAGGATGTGGCGGCTGAGGTGGATTTCAACGTAGTGATGGATGACCAATTGAACATCATTGAAGTTCAAGGAACGGCTGAGGAAGGCACCTTTAACCGGACTCAGCTCAATCAAATCTTAGATTTAGCCGAAAAAGGGATTCAAGAACTGCTAGATGCACAGCGCAAAGCATTGAGTTCCTCGACCCATTAAATAAAGGAATATCCCTAAAAATTAAGAATCGTTTCAGATCGACGAGAGTGCGATCGCTCTTATACCAGCCTGGATTATATAGATGAAGGGCATTCCAGGCACTTTTGCCAGTTCACCAGAACCCTAACCGCTCATGAGATCGGGGTTGGTGGATGTTTGAGACAATCTGAGACAATTAGCCTTTGAAATCAACTGTTTCAGCTCATTCCAGATAGATAGATAGTCATCAGCACGAAGGGAGAACTCTATGAAATTGGCTTACTGGATGTATGCAGGTCCCGCGCACATTGGTACTCTGCGGGTCTCCAGTTCCTTTAAGAACGTCCACGCCATTATGCACGCGCCAATTGGCGATGACTACTTTAACGTCATGCGCTCGATGCTAGAGCGCGATCGCAACTTCACCCCAGTTACCATCAGTTCCGTTGACCGGAACGTTTTGGCGCGTGGTTCCCAAGAAAAGGTGGTGGACAATATCACCCGCAAAGACGTTGAGGAACATCCAGACCTAATTGTTTTAACTCCTACCTGTACCAGCAGCATTCTCCAAGAAGACCTGGAAAACTTCGTAGAACGAGCTTCCATAGAAACCAAGTCAGACGTGATGCTGGCGGACGTGAACCACTACCGCGTCAATGAACTGCAAGCAGCCGACATTACCCTGCGGCAAATTGTCCAGCTTTACATCGAGAAAGCCCGGAAAAAAGGCGATTTACCCGAAGGCAAAACTGAAAAGCCCTCGGTTAACATTCTCGGAATTTCCAGCCTCGGATTTCACAATCACCACGACTGCACCGAGTTGAAGCGGTTGATGGCTGACTTGGGGATTCAAGTCAACGAAGTAATTCCCGAAGGCGCATCAGTTCACAACCTCAAGAATTTGCCAAAGGCTTGGTTTAACCTGGTTCCTTACCGCGAAATCGGGCCAATGGCAGCTCAGTATCTGGAGAAAGAATTTGGGATGCCTTTTGTAGACATTACGCCGATGGGTGTGGTGGAAACTGCACGTTGCATCCGCAAAATTCAGGAAATCATTAACGCTCAAGGCGCAGATGTTAACTACGAAGACTACATCAACGAGCAAACTTTGCACGTTTCTCAAGCCGCTTGGTTCTCCCGTTCTATTGACTGCCAAAACTTGACAGGGAAGAAAGCTGTGGTGTTTGGCGACAGCACTCACGCCGCCGCCATCACGAAAATTCTGTCAAGAGAAATGGGGATTCACGTTGTTTGGGCGGGAACATACTGCAAGTACGATGCTGAGTGGTTCAAAGAGCAGGTAGGCGAATACTGCGATGAAGTGATCGTCACCGAAGACCACGGTCAAATTGGGGATGCGATCGCTCGTGTGGAACCTTCTGCCATCTTCGGTACCCAAATGGAACGTCACGTCGGTAAGCGTCTAAATATTCCCTGCGGCGTCATTGCAGCACCGATTCACGTTCAGAATTTCCCCATTGGTTACAAGCCATTCTGCGGTTACGAAGGTACGAACCAAATTACAGATTTGATCTACAATTCCTTCACTTTGGGAATGGAAGATCACCTCTTGGAAATCTTCGGCGGACACGACACCAAGGAAGTAATTACTAAGGGGATTTCTGCTGATTCCGACCTCGGTTGGAACAAGGAAGCGCAAGCAGAACTGAACAAAGTTCCCGGTTTTGTGCGCGGTAAAGTGAAGCGCAACACTGAGAAATTTGCACGCGATCGCGGTTTCAACGTCATCACTTTAGAAGTGATGTATGCAGCTAAAGAAGCAGTCGGTGCGTAATTCAGCAGTTAGTCATTAACCATTTAGCAGCCAGCCCTAAAAGCTGGCTGCTAGTCTCAAAAATCAGGAGCGATCGCCCCCGATTTACAATCAATAATCAACAGCTTATCCGCAACTGCTCTCGATGAATTAAGCGAAACTTTATTAGACTTTTCGGATGAAATCGAGCTAGCGACTTGCCTAGCACAGCATCAAGCATAAACGTTTTGGATTTTGAGAGCGATCGCCCCTTTACTGAAAAGTATTCTGGAAGCAATGAATTTTTTTAAGATACTTACCAGAATTTCTTATTCTTTGTCTGTTGCTGTCACAGGAATAGTTTCTGGTACGGTAACAATAATAGTTTTATGCCTGGTCACTTTTGAAGTAATTTCTTGTAGAAATGGGTCAACCTTTCCCACCTATTTGTTGCCTAGCAGAAGATGTTATTCTAGTTATTGGGAAGTATTGCAAGGTTTTGCTACAAGTAGAGCAGGATTAATAATATTAGCTATTTTAATAATTCCACGCCTAATTACTTTTTGTGTACGGACATGGAACCTTCTTAATGAAAAAAACATGAGGAGCGCAAAAGGAAGGCGCTTGCGAGTGATAGTCTTGAATAAAATTGCACAGGATGTTGCTGTATATTGGTTAAAAGTTAGTTTTAAAATATCTTTATGGATCTTAATTGTAAACGGAGTATTCCTCTTATTTCCTTTAGCATTATGTGTAGGAAATGACTTATCAAAATGTACTATTTATCTACAATCCTTACCCTTTGGTTCAACAAAAGAAATTCTAATTAATATTTTAGTTTCTTTATTAATTATTTGTTTAGGTATTAAGGTGAGCAAGCACTTTGGGATAAGTTTATTAGAGGATTGAGTGATATAAATTTGTGAGTATTTACTTCCATATTGACACTAAACTAGAAATATAAGAAAATTAATCCAGCCAACTAGATTTTTTTGTTAATGCTGTATTAAATACATACTAGAGTTTGGGTGTAAAAGAAACTTTTTTGCCAGCCGTTTAGTTATTTGAAAATTTGGTTTTATTAGGTTGTATTAATATCTAAGTCATAGCCTAAAAAATAAGGGATTTCATGGCTATTATCAAATCAAATTAGTACATGACAATAGCGTTATACTTAAGTGAATAAAGCAATGGAAATTTGTTTGAGCTAATAGTTGTTAGTTAATTTTAGGATGTAGTTATTTGCGAGTGTAGTTTTTGAGGAGA is a window of Coleofasciculus sp. FACHB-T130 DNA encoding:
- the rph gene encoding ribonuclease PH codes for the protein MSWLRPDGRQFYQLRPVRFERMFTRFAAGSVLTSCGDTHVLCSATIQKGVPRFLEGTGKGWLTAEYRMLPGATPQRQEREFMKLSGRTQEIQRLIGRSLRASLDLEALGERTITIDADVLQADAGTRTTSIFGGFVALADAIEKLIEHGELTRSPIRHQIAAVSVGLLQGEPVLDLNYVEDVAAEVDFNVVMDDQLNIIEVQGTAEEGTFNRTQLNQILDLAEKGIQELLDAQRKALSSSTH
- the bchB gene encoding ferredoxin:protochlorophyllide reductase (ATP-dependent) subunit B, with product MKLAYWMYAGPAHIGTLRVSSSFKNVHAIMHAPIGDDYFNVMRSMLERDRNFTPVTISSVDRNVLARGSQEKVVDNITRKDVEEHPDLIVLTPTCTSSILQEDLENFVERASIETKSDVMLADVNHYRVNELQAADITLRQIVQLYIEKARKKGDLPEGKTEKPSVNILGISSLGFHNHHDCTELKRLMADLGIQVNEVIPEGASVHNLKNLPKAWFNLVPYREIGPMAAQYLEKEFGMPFVDITPMGVVETARCIRKIQEIINAQGADVNYEDYINEQTLHVSQAAWFSRSIDCQNLTGKKAVVFGDSTHAAAITKILSREMGIHVVWAGTYCKYDAEWFKEQVGEYCDEVIVTEDHGQIGDAIARVEPSAIFGTQMERHVGKRLNIPCGVIAAPIHVQNFPIGYKPFCGYEGTNQITDLIYNSFTLGMEDHLLEIFGGHDTKEVITKGISADSDLGWNKEAQAELNKVPGFVRGKVKRNTEKFARDRGFNVITLEVMYAAKEAVGA